A region from the Thermanaeromonas toyohensis ToBE genome encodes:
- a CDS encoding ArsR/SmtB family transcription factor, which produces MEPNRDLCDSFCPSGETEELKKKLLEVVGLSEIFKVLGDETRTKILYLLAHQELCVCDLASILELSLPAISHHLRLMKALRLVKYRREGKMVYYSLDDEHILNLIREAQAHFAEGR; this is translated from the coding sequence GTGGAACCTAACCGTGATTTATGCGATAGTTTCTGTCCCTCGGGTGAAACTGAAGAGCTAAAAAAGAAGTTGCTGGAAGTAGTTGGTTTATCAGAGATATTCAAGGTCCTGGGGGATGAAACCCGGACTAAAATCTTATATCTCTTAGCTCATCAGGAATTATGTGTTTGCGATCTAGCCTCCATTTTAGAGTTGAGCTTGCCTGCCATTTCCCATCACTTGAGGCTTATGAAAGCCTTAAGGCTGGTGAAGTATCGCCGGGAAGGTAAAATGGTGTATTATTCCTTAGATGATGAACACATCCTAAACTTGATTCGTGAGGCGCAGGCGCACTTCGCGGAAGGGAGATAA